From a single Silene latifolia isolate original U9 population chromosome 6, ASM4854445v1, whole genome shotgun sequence genomic region:
- the LOC141658699 gene encoding uncharacterized protein LOC141658699, protein MKIFRERKRSCKGRYLYEYPRLFAVEGIRPLDPDQPKVEEKGYSSEKDFIEKRTKLIRQSRRPVFVTGIDGRKHRLHVPVKTVTSASWKIYQEKQKLYEDFHLVYDKACIDSPVSSSGSLTLSDSESLPLVEEKPELEAVTSAPLDVPDNTNTVTELDVPENTPTPGGDLVAESLLGDKHDGEDESLGTTTKKKAHQKMHDKKKRKSIVLSPGRISMRKLKMQLKTLKKSYDQLQTSNSITSN, encoded by the exons ATGAAGATATTTCGTGAACGGAAGCGTAGTTGCAAAGGACGGTATTTGTATGAGTATCCTCGACTTTTCGCAGTGGAGGGAATCAGACCTTTAGATCCAGATCAACCTAAAGTAGAGGAGAAAGGCTATAGCAGCGAAAAAGATTTTATTGAGAAACGAACTAAGCTCATT AGGCAATCCCGTCGGCCGGTGTTTGTCACAGG GATTGATGGGCGTAAACATCGTCTTCACGTGCCGGTAAAAACTGTAACCTCTGCTTCTTGGAAGATTTACCAAGAAAAGCAAAAACTATATGAAGACTTTCATCTAGTTTATGATAAGGCATGTATTGACAGCCCTGTGTCGTCTTCTGGTAGCCTCACCCTCAG TGACTCAGAGAGCTTGCCTTTAGTTGAAGAAAAACCAGAGCTTGAAGCTGTGACTTCTGCCCCACTTGATGTTCCTGACAACACTAATACTGTTACGGAACTTGATGTTCCTGAAAATACCCCCACACCTGGCGGGGACCTGGTAGCTGAGAGTTTGTTGGGTGATAAACATGATGGTGAGGACGAGAGCCTTGGGACGACAACGAAGAAGAAAGCTCACCAGAAGATGCATGATAAAAAGAAACGTAAGTCAATAGTGCTGTCACCAGGACGTATCTCTATGAGGAAATTGAAGATGCAACTTAAGACCCTGAAGAAGTCATATGATCAACTACAAACTAGCAACTCCATAACATCCAATTAA